A section of the bacterium SCSIO 12696 genome encodes:
- a CDS encoding TraR/DksA C4-type zinc finger protein, translating to MNASSSKTKKLTEEQILKAPKADYMNPGQLEFFRERLLGLHDSTCARIKDAKSQMVSPMDFSDPSDRATSEEQSAIALRIVDREQKLLPKIRQSLERIRLGDYGYCMETGEPIGIPRLLARPTAEYCAEVKALKEIKENHYKG from the coding sequence ATGAACGCTTCAAGCTCAAAAACCAAAAAGCTAACCGAGGAACAAATTTTAAAGGCACCTAAAGCGGATTACATGAACCCTGGGCAGCTTGAATTTTTTAGGGAGCGATTGCTGGGCTTGCACGATTCTACCTGTGCCCGAATTAAAGACGCAAAAAGTCAAATGGTTAGCCCAATGGATTTCAGCGACCCAAGTGATCGAGCAACCAGCGAAGAGCAATCCGCCATTGCACTGCGCATCGTTGATAGAGAACAAAAGCTGTTGCCGAAAATTCGGCAATCGCTGGAGCGCATTCGACTGGGCGACTACGGGTACTGCATGGAAACCGGCGAGCCCATTGGTATTCCACGCCTTCTAGCCAGGCCAACAGCTGAATATTGTGCAGAAGTAAAGGCGCTAAAAGAAATTAAAGAAAACCACTACAAAGGTTGA
- a CDS encoding GTP cyclohydrolase I FolE2 gives MQALPDVTSDLHAETPSALQWVGMEDIAVPITVGLEGKGPQTVVSRANVYVSLDKPEVKGIHMSRLHSVINQLAERECNQLTIQNLLHEIVDSQSGIGQHAKIELSFDLLLEKPALLSGESGYQSYPVTIKSEKNAKGFSSEFEIAIPYSSTCPCSASLARQLTANAANLKFPDATIDKANLIGWLQSPAGSIATPHSQRSYAYIRLFLANNDWPNLSSLIFQLEDVIGTPVQTAVKRSDEQEFARLNAENLMFCEDAARRIKFALEHMSFVTDYWFKVEHQESLHAHNAVVIDQKHTGRATS, from the coding sequence ATGCAGGCTTTGCCAGATGTGACTTCGGATTTACACGCGGAGACACCCTCAGCTTTACAATGGGTCGGCATGGAAGATATTGCTGTCCCCATTACCGTGGGTTTGGAAGGTAAGGGCCCGCAGACCGTTGTGTCTAGAGCTAATGTATACGTCAGCCTGGATAAGCCTGAGGTGAAAGGTATTCATATGTCGCGGCTGCATTCTGTGATCAATCAGCTTGCAGAGCGTGAATGCAATCAGCTTACCATTCAAAATCTACTGCATGAGATAGTTGACTCGCAAAGCGGCATAGGCCAACACGCTAAAATAGAGCTTTCGTTCGACCTGCTACTGGAAAAGCCGGCTTTATTGAGCGGTGAAAGTGGTTATCAATCTTACCCTGTTACGATCAAATCCGAAAAAAACGCCAAGGGATTTTCTTCAGAGTTTGAGATTGCCATTCCTTACTCCAGTACATGTCCTTGCTCTGCATCCCTTGCACGCCAGCTCACAGCCAACGCGGCCAACTTGAAATTCCCGGATGCAACCATCGACAAAGCGAATTTGATTGGCTGGCTGCAATCCCCTGCGGGCTCGATAGCGACCCCCCATAGTCAGCGCTCCTATGCCTACATTCGTCTGTTTTTGGCCAATAACGATTGGCCTAATTTGTCCTCGCTGATTTTTCAACTGGAAGACGTTATTGGCACACCAGTACAAACCGCGGTAAAGCGTTCAGATGAGCAAGAGTTTGCCAGGCTAAACGCTGAAAACCTAATGTTTTGTGAAGATGCTGCAAGGCGGATTAAGTTCGCGCTTGAGCATATGAGCTTTGTAACTGACTACTGGTTTAAGGTGGAACATCAAGAAAGTTTACACGCCCACAATGCAGTGGTTATTGACCAAAAACACACTGGGAGAGCTACGTCATGA
- a CDS encoding DUF2846 domain-containing protein — translation MGTEQGAVTQMTSRIIIILISSLISACASVPSVQLSPAEIERQFAVSEGKALIFLCRKIEVKGSGLIIPVSLNNQFKGNMGYKTYFRWEVEPGKHTIQAHMAKGAEIDLMATEGESYFVYSETTFAFMGQPGAELTLISRSEGMDAVRSSKFIAEKP, via the coding sequence ATGGGCACAGAACAAGGAGCTGTTACTCAAATGACCTCACGAATAATAATTATTCTTATTTCCTCGCTAATCTCAGCTTGTGCTTCAGTGCCTTCTGTTCAGTTATCTCCAGCAGAAATTGAGCGACAATTTGCCGTTTCAGAAGGGAAGGCTTTGATCTTTCTTTGTAGGAAAATTGAAGTGAAAGGGTCTGGCCTCATTATCCCTGTATCGCTCAATAATCAGTTTAAAGGCAATATGGGCTACAAGACCTACTTTCGTTGGGAGGTAGAACCGGGTAAACACACTATACAAGCGCACATGGCAAAAGGTGCTGAGATTGATTTAATGGCCACTGAGGGTGAGTCCTACTTTGTGTATTCTGAGACAACCTTTGCATTTATGGGGCAGCCGGGAGCAGAGCTGACACTAATATCAAGGTCAGAAGGTATGGATGCAGTTAGGAGCAGCAAATTTATAGCTGAGAAGCCTTGA